A region of Arabidopsis thaliana chromosome 5, partial sequence DNA encodes the following proteins:
- the RLP56 gene encoding receptor like protein 56: MEGKVFSGQKLILVMLLLGHLHGFSSCIEKERKALLELKKFVMSRCEECEYDSVLPTWTNDTKSDCCQWENIKCNRTSRRLTGLSLYTSYYLEISLLNLSLLHPFEEVRSLDLSNSRLNGLVDDVEGYKSLRRLRNLQILNFSSNEFNNSIFPFLNAATSLTTLSLRRNNMYGPIPLKELKNLTNLELLDLSGNRIDGSMPVREFPYLKKLKALDLSSNGIYSSMEWQGLKNLTNLEVLSLGYNYFDGPIPIEVFCEMKNLQELDLRGINFVGQLPLCFGNLNKLRFLDLSSNQLTGNIPPSFSSLESLEYLSLSDNSFEGFFSLNPLTNLTKLKVFIFSSKDDMVQVKIESTWQPLFQLSVLVLRLCSLEKIPNFLMYQKNLHVVDLSGNRISGIIPTWLLENNPELEVLQLKNNSFTIFQMPTSVHNLQVLDFSENNIGGLFPDNFGRVLPNLVHMNGSNNGFQGNFPSSMGEMYNISFLDLSYNNLSGELPQSFVSSCFSLSILQLSHNKFSGHFLPRQTNFTSLIVLRINNNLFTGKIGVGLLTLVDLCILDMSNNFLEGELPPLLLVFEYLNFLDLSGNLLSGALPSHVSLDNVLFLHNNNFTGPIPDTFLGSIQILDLRNNKLSGNIPQFVDTQDISFLLLRGNSLTGYIPSTLCEFSKMRLLDLSDNKLNGFIPSCFNNLSFGLARKEEITNYYVAVALESFYLGFYKSTFVVENFSSAKEHLILCMAWICQAMN; the protein is encoded by the exons ATGGAAGGAAAGGTGTTCTCTGGTCAAAAACTGATCTTGGTGATGTTACTGTTGGGACATCTACATGGTTTCAGCAGCTGTattgagaaagaaaggaaagcTTTGTTGGAGCTCAAGAAATTCGTCATGTCAAGGTGCGAAGAATGCGAGTATGACTCTGTTCTCCCTACTTGGACTAATGACACAAAGAGCGATTGCTGTCAGTGGGAGAATATTAAGTGCAATCGTACAAGCAGGCGTCTTACGGGACTTTCCCTTTACACATCGTACTACTTAGAGATTTCTCTTCTAAACCTTTCTTTGCTGCATCCTTTTGAAGAGGTTCGAAGTCTGGACTTATCAAACTCCAGATTAAACGGATTGGTTGATGACGTGGAAG GTTATAAAAGCCTAAGGAGATTAAGAAACCTGCAGATTCTGAATTTCTCTTCAAATGAATTCAACAACAGCATCTTTCCCTTTCTTAATGCTGCTACATCACTTACAACTCTTTCTCTTCGGCGTAACAATATGTATGGCCCTATTCCCCTTAAAG AACTTAAAAACTTGACAAACTTGGAACTGCTGGATCTAAGTGGAAACAGAATTGATGGTTCCATGCCTGTAAGAG AGTTTCCTTACTTAAAGAAGCTGAAAGCTTTAGATCTAAGTTCTAATGGAATTTATAGCTCAATGGAATGGCAAG GATTAAAGAATTTGACTAACTTGGAAGTCCTGAGTCTTGGTTATAATTATTTCGACGGGCCTATACCAATAGAAG TGTTTTGTGAAATGAAGAATTTGCAGGAGCTTGATCTGAGAGGAATTAATTTTGTAGGTCAGCTTCctctttgttttggtaactTGAACAAGCTACGGTTTCTTGACctctcatcaaaccaattaaCTGGAAATATACCACCCAGTTTCAGTAGCCTCGAGTCCCTCGAATATCTATCATTGTCAGATAATAGCTTTGAAGGCTTTTTCTCGCTCAATCCACTTACCAACCTCACAAAGCTCAAGGTGTTCATATTTTCATCAAAAGATGATATGGTACAAGTAAAGATTGAAAGTACTTGGCAGCCATTATTTCAACTAAGTGTTCTTGTACTACGACTTTGCAGCTTGGAGAAAATCCCTAACTTTCTCATGTACCAGAAGAACTTGCATGTCGTTGATCTATCTGGCAATAGAATATCTGGAATCATTCCTACATGGCTTTTGGAGAATAATCCAGAACTTGAAGTCCTACAGTTGAAGAATAACTCATTCACCATCTTTCAGATGCCTACATCAGTGCATAATTTGcaggttttggatttttcagaaaataatattGGTGGACTGTTCCCTGATAATTTTGGTCGTGTGCTTCCGAATCTGGTACATATGAATGGCTCCAATAATGGGTTCCAAGGGAATTTCCCATCCTCCATGGGTGAAATGTATAATATTTCATTCCTGGACCTGTCTTATAACAATTTATCAGGGGAGTTACCTCAAAGTTTTGTCTCAAGTTGTTTTTCATTAAGCATCCTGCAGCTGTCTCACAACAAATTTAGCGGCCATTTTCTTCCAAGACAAACAAACTTCACTTCATTGATCGTGCTGAGAATCAATAACAACTTATTTACTGGGAAGATCGGAGTTGGTTTGCTTACCTTGGTTGATTTGTGTATACTTGACATGTCCAACAATTTCTTAGAAGGTGAGCTACCACCTTTGCTTCTGGTATTTGAATATCTTAATTTTCTGGACCTCTCTGGAAATCTATTATCTGGAGCCTTACCATCACATGTTAGTTTGGATAATGTTTTGTTCctacacaacaacaacttcacaGGGCCAATTCCGGACACATTTTTGGGAAGCATCCAGATACTTGATCTACGGAACAATAAACTCTCTGGGAATATACCGCAGTTTGTAGATACCCAAGACatcagttttcttttgttgaggGGGAACAGTTTAACGGGATATATTCCAAGTACGCTTTGTGAATTCAGCAAGATGAGACTTTTAGATCTTTCTGATAACAAGCTCAATGGCTTCATACCTTCATGTTTCAATAATTTATCATTTGGACTGGCGAGAAAAGAGGAGATTACTAACTACTATGTTGCAGTTGCATTGGAGAGCTTTTACTTGGGATTCTACAAATCCACATTTGTGGTTGAGAATTTCAG TTCAGCGAAGGAACACTTAATTCTATGTATGGCTTGGATCTGTCAAGCAATGAATTAA
- the RLP56 gene encoding receptor like protein 56: protein MEGKVFSGQKLILVMLLLGHLHGFSSCIEKERKALLELKKFVMSRCEECEYDSVLPTWTNDTKSDCCQWENIKCNRTSRRLTGLSLYTSYYLEISLLNLSLLHPFEEVRSLDLSNSRLNGLVDDVEGYKSLRRLRNLQILNFSSNEFNNSIFPFLNAATSLTTLSLRRNNMYGPIPLKELKNLTNLELLDLSGNRIDGSMPVREFPYLKKLKALDLSSNGIYSSMEWQGLKNLTNLEVLSLGYNYFDGPIPIEVFCEMKNLQELDLRGINFVGQLPLCFGNLNKLRFLDLSSNQLTGNIPPSFSSLESLEYLSLSDNSFEGFFSLNPLTNLTKLKVFIFSSKDDMVQVKIESTWQPLFQLSVLVLRLCSLEKIPNFLMYQKNLHVVDLSGNRISGIIPTWLLENNPELEVLQLKNNSFTIFQMPTSVHNLQVLDFSENNIGGLFPDNFGRVLPNLVHMNGSNNGFQGNFPSSMGEMYNISFLDLSYNNLSGELPQSFVSSCFSLSILQLSHNKFSGHFLPRQTNFTSLIVLRINNNLFTGKIGVGLLTLVDLCILDMSNNFLEGELPPLLLVFEYLNFLDLSGNLLSGALPSHVSLDNVLFLHNNNFTGPIPDTFLGSIQILDLRNNKLSGNIPQFVDTQDISFLLLRGNSLTGYIPSTLCEFSKMRLLDLSDNKLNGFIPSCFNNLSFGLARKEEITNYYVAVALESFYLGFYKSTFVVENFRLDYSNYFEIDVKFATKQRYDSYIGAFQFSEGTLNSMYGLDLSSNELSGVIPAELGDLFKLRALNLSHNFLSSHIPDSFSKLQDIESLDLSYNMLQGSIPHQLTNLTSLAIFNVSYNNLSGIIPQGKQFNTFDENSYLGNPLLCGPPTDTSCETKKNSEENANGGEEDDKEVAIDMLVFYWSTAGTYVTALIGILVLMCVDCSWRRAWLRLVDAFIASAKSKLA, encoded by the exons ATGGAAGGAAAGGTGTTCTCTGGTCAAAAACTGATCTTGGTGATGTTACTGTTGGGACATCTACATGGTTTCAGCAGCTGTattgagaaagaaaggaaagcTTTGTTGGAGCTCAAGAAATTCGTCATGTCAAGGTGCGAAGAATGCGAGTATGACTCTGTTCTCCCTACTTGGACTAATGACACAAAGAGCGATTGCTGTCAGTGGGAGAATATTAAGTGCAATCGTACAAGCAGGCGTCTTACGGGACTTTCCCTTTACACATCGTACTACTTAGAGATTTCTCTTCTAAACCTTTCTTTGCTGCATCCTTTTGAAGAGGTTCGAAGTCTGGACTTATCAAACTCCAGATTAAACGGATTGGTTGATGACGTGGAAG GTTATAAAAGCCTAAGGAGATTAAGAAACCTGCAGATTCTGAATTTCTCTTCAAATGAATTCAACAACAGCATCTTTCCCTTTCTTAATGCTGCTACATCACTTACAACTCTTTCTCTTCGGCGTAACAATATGTATGGCCCTATTCCCCTTAAAG AACTTAAAAACTTGACAAACTTGGAACTGCTGGATCTAAGTGGAAACAGAATTGATGGTTCCATGCCTGTAAGAG AGTTTCCTTACTTAAAGAAGCTGAAAGCTTTAGATCTAAGTTCTAATGGAATTTATAGCTCAATGGAATGGCAAG GATTAAAGAATTTGACTAACTTGGAAGTCCTGAGTCTTGGTTATAATTATTTCGACGGGCCTATACCAATAGAAG TGTTTTGTGAAATGAAGAATTTGCAGGAGCTTGATCTGAGAGGAATTAATTTTGTAGGTCAGCTTCctctttgttttggtaactTGAACAAGCTACGGTTTCTTGACctctcatcaaaccaattaaCTGGAAATATACCACCCAGTTTCAGTAGCCTCGAGTCCCTCGAATATCTATCATTGTCAGATAATAGCTTTGAAGGCTTTTTCTCGCTCAATCCACTTACCAACCTCACAAAGCTCAAGGTGTTCATATTTTCATCAAAAGATGATATGGTACAAGTAAAGATTGAAAGTACTTGGCAGCCATTATTTCAACTAAGTGTTCTTGTACTACGACTTTGCAGCTTGGAGAAAATCCCTAACTTTCTCATGTACCAGAAGAACTTGCATGTCGTTGATCTATCTGGCAATAGAATATCTGGAATCATTCCTACATGGCTTTTGGAGAATAATCCAGAACTTGAAGTCCTACAGTTGAAGAATAACTCATTCACCATCTTTCAGATGCCTACATCAGTGCATAATTTGcaggttttggatttttcagaaaataatattGGTGGACTGTTCCCTGATAATTTTGGTCGTGTGCTTCCGAATCTGGTACATATGAATGGCTCCAATAATGGGTTCCAAGGGAATTTCCCATCCTCCATGGGTGAAATGTATAATATTTCATTCCTGGACCTGTCTTATAACAATTTATCAGGGGAGTTACCTCAAAGTTTTGTCTCAAGTTGTTTTTCATTAAGCATCCTGCAGCTGTCTCACAACAAATTTAGCGGCCATTTTCTTCCAAGACAAACAAACTTCACTTCATTGATCGTGCTGAGAATCAATAACAACTTATTTACTGGGAAGATCGGAGTTGGTTTGCTTACCTTGGTTGATTTGTGTATACTTGACATGTCCAACAATTTCTTAGAAGGTGAGCTACCACCTTTGCTTCTGGTATTTGAATATCTTAATTTTCTGGACCTCTCTGGAAATCTATTATCTGGAGCCTTACCATCACATGTTAGTTTGGATAATGTTTTGTTCctacacaacaacaacttcacaGGGCCAATTCCGGACACATTTTTGGGAAGCATCCAGATACTTGATCTACGGAACAATAAACTCTCTGGGAATATACCGCAGTTTGTAGATACCCAAGACatcagttttcttttgttgaggGGGAACAGTTTAACGGGATATATTCCAAGTACGCTTTGTGAATTCAGCAAGATGAGACTTTTAGATCTTTCTGATAACAAGCTCAATGGCTTCATACCTTCATGTTTCAATAATTTATCATTTGGACTGGCGAGAAAAGAGGAGATTACTAACTACTATGTTGCAGTTGCATTGGAGAGCTTTTACTTGGGATTCTACAAATCCACATTTGTGGTTGAGAATTTCAGGTTAGACTACAGTAACTATTTTGAAATTGATGTAAAATTCGCAACCAAGCAAAGGTATGATTCTTATATAGGAGCATTTCAGTTCAGCGAAGGAACACTTAATTCTATGTATGGCTTGGATCTGTCAAGCAATGAATTAAGTGGTGTTATCCCAGCAGAGCTTGGAGATCTCTTCAAACTAAGAGCCCTGAATTTGTCTCACAATTTCTTGTCGAGTCATATACCGGATAGCTTCTCTAAATTGCAGGACATTGAGAGCCTTGATCTTTCTTATAACATGTTACAAGGAAGCATTCCTCACCAGTTAACCAACCTCACTTCTCTTGCTATCTTCAACGTCTCTTACAACAATTTATCAGGCATCATTCCCCAAGGAAAGCAATTTAACACCTTCGACGAGAACAGCTACTTAGGAAATCCTCTTCTCTGTGGACCGCCAACCGATACAAGCTGTGAAACTAAGAAGAACTCAGAGGAAAATGCcaatggaggagaagaagatgacaaagAAGTTGCTATTGACATGTTGGTCTTCTATTGGAGTACTGCTGGAACTTATGTGACTGCATTGATAGGTATTCTTGTACTTATGTGTGTTGATTGTTCTTGGCGTCGAGCATGGCTCCGCCTTGTCGATGCTTTCATTGCCTCTGCGAAAAGTAAGTTGGCTTAA
- the RLP56 gene encoding receptor like protein 56 yields MLLLGHLHGFSSCIEKERKALLELKKFVMSRCEECEYDSVLPTWTNDTKSDCCQWENIKCNRTSRRLTGLSLYTSYYLEISLLNLSLLHPFEEVRSLDLSNSRLNGLVDDVEGYKSLRRLRNLQILNFSSNEFNNSIFPFLNAATSLTTLSLRRNNMYGPIPLKELKNLTNLELLDLSGNRIDGSMPVREFPYLKKLKALDLSSNGIYSSMEWQGLKNLTNLEVLSLGYNYFDGPIPIEVFCEMKNLQELDLRGINFVGQLPLCFGNLNKLRFLDLSSNQLTGNIPPSFSSLESLEYLSLSDNSFEGFFSLNPLTNLTKLKVFIFSSKDDMVQVKIESTWQPLFQLSVLVLRLCSLEKIPNFLMYQKNLHVVDLSGNRISGIIPTWLLENNPELEVLQLKNNSFTIFQMPTSVHNLQVLDFSENNIGGLFPDNFGRVLPNLVHMNGSNNGFQGNFPSSMGEMYNISFLDLSYNNLSGELPQSFVSSCFSLSILQLSHNKFSGHFLPRQTNFTSLIVLRINNNLFTGKIGVGLLTLVDLCILDMSNNFLEGELPPLLLVFEYLNFLDLSGNLLSGALPSHVSLDNVLFLHNNNFTGPIPDTFLGSIQILDLRNNKLSGNIPQFVDTQDISFLLLRGNSLTGYIPSTLCEFSKMRLLDLSDNKLNGFIPSCFNNLSFGLARKEEITNYYVAVALESFYLGFYKSTFVVENFRLDYSNYFEIDVKFATKQRYDSYIGAFQFSEGTLNSMYGLDLSSNELSGVIPAELGDLFKLRALNLSHNFLSSHIPDSFSKLQDIESLDLSYNMLQGSIPHQLTNLTSLAIFNVSYNNLSGIIPQGKQFNTFDENSYLGNPLLCGPPTDTSCETKKNSEENANGGEEDDKEVAIDMLVFYWSTAGTYVTALIGILVLMCVDCSWRRAWLRLVDAFIASAKSKLA; encoded by the exons ATGTTACTGTTGGGACATCTACATGGTTTCAGCAGCTGTattgagaaagaaaggaaagcTTTGTTGGAGCTCAAGAAATTCGTCATGTCAAGGTGCGAAGAATGCGAGTATGACTCTGTTCTCCCTACTTGGACTAATGACACAAAGAGCGATTGCTGTCAGTGGGAGAATATTAAGTGCAATCGTACAAGCAGGCGTCTTACGGGACTTTCCCTTTACACATCGTACTACTTAGAGATTTCTCTTCTAAACCTTTCTTTGCTGCATCCTTTTGAAGAGGTTCGAAGTCTGGACTTATCAAACTCCAGATTAAACGGATTGGTTGATGACGTGGAAG GTTATAAAAGCCTAAGGAGATTAAGAAACCTGCAGATTCTGAATTTCTCTTCAAATGAATTCAACAACAGCATCTTTCCCTTTCTTAATGCTGCTACATCACTTACAACTCTTTCTCTTCGGCGTAACAATATGTATGGCCCTATTCCCCTTAAAG AACTTAAAAACTTGACAAACTTGGAACTGCTGGATCTAAGTGGAAACAGAATTGATGGTTCCATGCCTGTAAGAG AGTTTCCTTACTTAAAGAAGCTGAAAGCTTTAGATCTAAGTTCTAATGGAATTTATAGCTCAATGGAATGGCAAG GATTAAAGAATTTGACTAACTTGGAAGTCCTGAGTCTTGGTTATAATTATTTCGACGGGCCTATACCAATAGAAG TGTTTTGTGAAATGAAGAATTTGCAGGAGCTTGATCTGAGAGGAATTAATTTTGTAGGTCAGCTTCctctttgttttggtaactTGAACAAGCTACGGTTTCTTGACctctcatcaaaccaattaaCTGGAAATATACCACCCAGTTTCAGTAGCCTCGAGTCCCTCGAATATCTATCATTGTCAGATAATAGCTTTGAAGGCTTTTTCTCGCTCAATCCACTTACCAACCTCACAAAGCTCAAGGTGTTCATATTTTCATCAAAAGATGATATGGTACAAGTAAAGATTGAAAGTACTTGGCAGCCATTATTTCAACTAAGTGTTCTTGTACTACGACTTTGCAGCTTGGAGAAAATCCCTAACTTTCTCATGTACCAGAAGAACTTGCATGTCGTTGATCTATCTGGCAATAGAATATCTGGAATCATTCCTACATGGCTTTTGGAGAATAATCCAGAACTTGAAGTCCTACAGTTGAAGAATAACTCATTCACCATCTTTCAGATGCCTACATCAGTGCATAATTTGcaggttttggatttttcagaaaataatattGGTGGACTGTTCCCTGATAATTTTGGTCGTGTGCTTCCGAATCTGGTACATATGAATGGCTCCAATAATGGGTTCCAAGGGAATTTCCCATCCTCCATGGGTGAAATGTATAATATTTCATTCCTGGACCTGTCTTATAACAATTTATCAGGGGAGTTACCTCAAAGTTTTGTCTCAAGTTGTTTTTCATTAAGCATCCTGCAGCTGTCTCACAACAAATTTAGCGGCCATTTTCTTCCAAGACAAACAAACTTCACTTCATTGATCGTGCTGAGAATCAATAACAACTTATTTACTGGGAAGATCGGAGTTGGTTTGCTTACCTTGGTTGATTTGTGTATACTTGACATGTCCAACAATTTCTTAGAAGGTGAGCTACCACCTTTGCTTCTGGTATTTGAATATCTTAATTTTCTGGACCTCTCTGGAAATCTATTATCTGGAGCCTTACCATCACATGTTAGTTTGGATAATGTTTTGTTCctacacaacaacaacttcacaGGGCCAATTCCGGACACATTTTTGGGAAGCATCCAGATACTTGATCTACGGAACAATAAACTCTCTGGGAATATACCGCAGTTTGTAGATACCCAAGACatcagttttcttttgttgaggGGGAACAGTTTAACGGGATATATTCCAAGTACGCTTTGTGAATTCAGCAAGATGAGACTTTTAGATCTTTCTGATAACAAGCTCAATGGCTTCATACCTTCATGTTTCAATAATTTATCATTTGGACTGGCGAGAAAAGAGGAGATTACTAACTACTATGTTGCAGTTGCATTGGAGAGCTTTTACTTGGGATTCTACAAATCCACATTTGTGGTTGAGAATTTCAGGTTAGACTACAGTAACTATTTTGAAATTGATGTAAAATTCGCAACCAAGCAAAGGTATGATTCTTATATAGGAGCATTTCAGTTCAGCGAAGGAACACTTAATTCTATGTATGGCTTGGATCTGTCAAGCAATGAATTAAGTGGTGTTATCCCAGCAGAGCTTGGAGATCTCTTCAAACTAAGAGCCCTGAATTTGTCTCACAATTTCTTGTCGAGTCATATACCGGATAGCTTCTCTAAATTGCAGGACATTGAGAGCCTTGATCTTTCTTATAACATGTTACAAGGAAGCATTCCTCACCAGTTAACCAACCTCACTTCTCTTGCTATCTTCAACGTCTCTTACAACAATTTATCAGGCATCATTCCCCAAGGAAAGCAATTTAACACCTTCGACGAGAACAGCTACTTAGGAAATCCTCTTCTCTGTGGACCGCCAACCGATACAAGCTGTGAAACTAAGAAGAACTCAGAGGAAAATGCcaatggaggagaagaagatgacaaagAAGTTGCTATTGACATGTTGGTCTTCTATTGGAGTACTGCTGGAACTTATGTGACTGCATTGATAGGTATTCTTGTACTTATGTGTGTTGATTGTTCTTGGCGTCGAGCATGGCTCCGCCTTGTCGATGCTTTCATTGCCTCTGCGAAAAGTAAGTTGGCTTAA
- the RLP56 gene encoding receptor like protein 56 (receptor like protein 56 (RLP56); CONTAINS InterPro DOMAIN/s: Leucine-rich repeat, typical subtype (InterPro:IPR003591), Leucine-rich repeat-containing N-terminal domain, type 2 (InterPro:IPR013210), Leucine-rich repeat (InterPro:IPR001611); BEST Arabidopsis thaliana protein match is: receptor like protein 14 (TAIR:AT1G74180.1); Has 112100 Blast hits to 30260 proteins in 1125 species: Archae - 53; Bacteria - 8278; Metazoa - 26127; Fungi - 1038; Plants - 68577; Viruses - 23; Other Eukaryotes - 8004 (source: NCBI BLink).), with protein sequence MLLLGHLHGFSSCIEKERKALLELKKFVMSRCEECEYDSVLPTWTNDTKSDCCQWENIKCNRTSRRLTGLSLYTSYYLEISLLNLSLLHPFEEVRSLDLSNSRLNGLVDDVEGYKSLRRLRNLQILNFSSNEFNNSIFPFLNAATSLTTLSLRRNNMYGPIPLKELKNLTNLELLDLSGNRIDGSMPVREFPYLKKLKALDLSSNGIYSSMEWQVFCEMKNLQELDLRGINFVGQLPLCFGNLNKLRFLDLSSNQLTGNIPPSFSSLESLEYLSLSDNSFEGFFSLNPLTNLTKLKVFIFSSKDDMVQVKIESTWQPLFQLSVLVLRLCSLEKIPNFLMYQKNLHVVDLSGNRISGIIPTWLLENNPELEVLQLKNNSFTIFQMPTSVHNLQVLDFSENNIGGLFPDNFGRVLPNLVHMNGSNNGFQGNFPSSMGEMYNISFLDLSYNNLSGELPQSFVSSCFSLSILQLSHNKFSGHFLPRQTNFTSLIVLRINNNLFTGKIGVGLLTLVDLCILDMSNNFLEGELPPLLLVFEYLNFLDLSGNLLSGALPSHVSLDNVLFLHNNNFTGPIPDTFLGSIQILDLRNNKLSGNIPQFVDTQDISFLLLRGNSLTGYIPSTLCEFSKMRLLDLSDNKLNGFIPSCFNNLSFGLARKEEITNYYVAVALESFYLGFYKSTFVVENFRLDYSNYFEIDVKFATKQRYDSYIGAFQFSEGTLNSMYGLDLSSNELSGVIPAELGDLFKLRALNLSHNFLSSHIPDSFSKLQDIESLDLSYNMLQGSIPHQLTNLTSLAIFNVSYNNLSGIIPQGKQFNTFDENSYLGNPLLCGPPTDTSCETKKNSEENANGGEEDDKEVAIDMLVFYWSTAGTYVTALIGILVLMCVDCSWRRAWLRLVDAFIASAKSKLA encoded by the exons ATGTTACTGTTGGGACATCTACATGGTTTCAGCAGCTGTattgagaaagaaaggaaagcTTTGTTGGAGCTCAAGAAATTCGTCATGTCAAGGTGCGAAGAATGCGAGTATGACTCTGTTCTCCCTACTTGGACTAATGACACAAAGAGCGATTGCTGTCAGTGGGAGAATATTAAGTGCAATCGTACAAGCAGGCGTCTTACGGGACTTTCCCTTTACACATCGTACTACTTAGAGATTTCTCTTCTAAACCTTTCTTTGCTGCATCCTTTTGAAGAGGTTCGAAGTCTGGACTTATCAAACTCCAGATTAAACGGATTGGTTGATGACGTGGAAG GTTATAAAAGCCTAAGGAGATTAAGAAACCTGCAGATTCTGAATTTCTCTTCAAATGAATTCAACAACAGCATCTTTCCCTTTCTTAATGCTGCTACATCACTTACAACTCTTTCTCTTCGGCGTAACAATATGTATGGCCCTATTCCCCTTAAAG AACTTAAAAACTTGACAAACTTGGAACTGCTGGATCTAAGTGGAAACAGAATTGATGGTTCCATGCCTGTAAGAG AGTTTCCTTACTTAAAGAAGCTGAAAGCTTTAGATCTAAGTTCTAATGGAATTTATAGCTCAATGGAATGGCAAG TGTTTTGTGAAATGAAGAATTTGCAGGAGCTTGATCTGAGAGGAATTAATTTTGTAGGTCAGCTTCctctttgttttggtaactTGAACAAGCTACGGTTTCTTGACctctcatcaaaccaattaaCTGGAAATATACCACCCAGTTTCAGTAGCCTCGAGTCCCTCGAATATCTATCATTGTCAGATAATAGCTTTGAAGGCTTTTTCTCGCTCAATCCACTTACCAACCTCACAAAGCTCAAGGTGTTCATATTTTCATCAAAAGATGATATGGTACAAGTAAAGATTGAAAGTACTTGGCAGCCATTATTTCAACTAAGTGTTCTTGTACTACGACTTTGCAGCTTGGAGAAAATCCCTAACTTTCTCATGTACCAGAAGAACTTGCATGTCGTTGATCTATCTGGCAATAGAATATCTGGAATCATTCCTACATGGCTTTTGGAGAATAATCCAGAACTTGAAGTCCTACAGTTGAAGAATAACTCATTCACCATCTTTCAGATGCCTACATCAGTGCATAATTTGcaggttttggatttttcagaaaataatattGGTGGACTGTTCCCTGATAATTTTGGTCGTGTGCTTCCGAATCTGGTACATATGAATGGCTCCAATAATGGGTTCCAAGGGAATTTCCCATCCTCCATGGGTGAAATGTATAATATTTCATTCCTGGACCTGTCTTATAACAATTTATCAGGGGAGTTACCTCAAAGTTTTGTCTCAAGTTGTTTTTCATTAAGCATCCTGCAGCTGTCTCACAACAAATTTAGCGGCCATTTTCTTCCAAGACAAACAAACTTCACTTCATTGATCGTGCTGAGAATCAATAACAACTTATTTACTGGGAAGATCGGAGTTGGTTTGCTTACCTTGGTTGATTTGTGTATACTTGACATGTCCAACAATTTCTTAGAAGGTGAGCTACCACCTTTGCTTCTGGTATTTGAATATCTTAATTTTCTGGACCTCTCTGGAAATCTATTATCTGGAGCCTTACCATCACATGTTAGTTTGGATAATGTTTTGTTCctacacaacaacaacttcacaGGGCCAATTCCGGACACATTTTTGGGAAGCATCCAGATACTTGATCTACGGAACAATAAACTCTCTGGGAATATACCGCAGTTTGTAGATACCCAAGACatcagttttcttttgttgaggGGGAACAGTTTAACGGGATATATTCCAAGTACGCTTTGTGAATTCAGCAAGATGAGACTTTTAGATCTTTCTGATAACAAGCTCAATGGCTTCATACCTTCATGTTTCAATAATTTATCATTTGGACTGGCGAGAAAAGAGGAGATTACTAACTACTATGTTGCAGTTGCATTGGAGAGCTTTTACTTGGGATTCTACAAATCCACATTTGTGGTTGAGAATTTCAGGTTAGACTACAGTAACTATTTTGAAATTGATGTAAAATTCGCAACCAAGCAAAGGTATGATTCTTATATAGGAGCATTTCAGTTCAGCGAAGGAACACTTAATTCTATGTATGGCTTGGATCTGTCAAGCAATGAATTAAGTGGTGTTATCCCAGCAGAGCTTGGAGATCTCTTCAAACTAAGAGCCCTGAATTTGTCTCACAATTTCTTGTCGAGTCATATACCGGATAGCTTCTCTAAATTGCAGGACATTGAGAGCCTTGATCTTTCTTATAACATGTTACAAGGAAGCATTCCTCACCAGTTAACCAACCTCACTTCTCTTGCTATCTTCAACGTCTCTTACAACAATTTATCAGGCATCATTCCCCAAGGAAAGCAATTTAACACCTTCGACGAGAACAGCTACTTAGGAAATCCTCTTCTCTGTGGACCGCCAACCGATACAAGCTGTGAAACTAAGAAGAACTCAGAGGAAAATGCcaatggaggagaagaagatgacaaagAAGTTGCTATTGACATGTTGGTCTTCTATTGGAGTACTGCTGGAACTTATGTGACTGCATTGATAGGTATTCTTGTACTTATGTGTGTTGATTGTTCTTGGCGTCGAGCATGGCTCCGCCTTGTCGATGCTTTCATTGCCTCTGCGAAAAGTAAGTTGGCTTAA